The Marivirga tractuosa DSM 4126 genome contains the following window.
TAAAGATAAAGTACAAGTTGGGGAAGGCTTAATTGGTCAATGCTATCTTGAAAAGGACATGATCTTTTTAACGGAAGTCCCAGATGATTTTGTAAGAATTAAAAGTGGGCTAGGGGACGCACCGCCAAAAAACATTGTCATCATGCCATTGATGACCAATGAAAAAATAGAAGGTATACTTGAAGTCGCATCATTTCAGGTTTTACCTGAATATAAAGTGGATTACCTTAAAAAATTAGGAGAAAGTTTAGCTACATCTTTTAGTATGAACAAAATTAATGCGAATACTAAACGATTATTAGAACTTTCTCAGGAACAAGAGGAGCAAATGCGATCTCAAGCCGAGGAGTTGCATCAAAATATGGAAGAATTGCAGGCTACGCAGGAAGAAATGGAGCGTAAGAACAAGGAAACAGAGGAGCAGAACCAACAATTACAGCAACAGGACGAAGAGCTTCGTCAAAATATGGAAGAATTAAGTGCTCAATCTGATGAGATGGAAATCCAAATGAATGAGATGATGCAATTACAATCGGAGATGAAGGCGCGTGAAGATATTCTAAATGAAAGTACGATTGTATCTGAGGCAGACTTGAAGGGAACCATAATTTATGTAAATCAGAAATTAATAGACGTAGCTAAATATTCTAAGGAGGAAATGATAGGGAAAGGACATAATTTATTCCGCCACCCGGATATGCCTTCTGAAATCTTTAAATTGCTGTGGGACACTATACAATCAGGAAATATATTCAGAGGGATTATTAAAAACAAAGCAAAAGACGGCTCGGTATATTGGGTAGATGCAACCATTTCTCCAGTATTAGATGCCAAAGGAACACTTGAGAAATATATTGGTGTTCGATATGTAATTGAACAAGAAGATGTAGCTCAAAAATTATTTGATGAGCAATTAATTAGATTAGGACTACAATAATTAGAAGTTGAAAACGTACCCCAAGCTAGCTTCAGAAAAGTCCGCTTGGCCGAAATTTGCATTAATATGAGCCGAAATATATACGTTATGTTTCGGCTTTTTTGCTGTATTGATTAGGTATAGCTTTAATCCCATTCTACTTGGGAATATTTTTTTCAAGGTATATTTTAAGCTTTCTGTAGTTTCATAATCCTTAGCAAAATGGTAATAGAAGGGTTTTGAAATATTAATACCTCCTTCAATTGAAATCCCAACATGATATACCAGATATTCAATACCCATCATAAAGAAATGATTGTTTGGATGAACGTCTAATTCGCGCAGCTCTGGGCTGTTTGCAATAGAATCAGCATAATGCTGATAATGGCGAGTCCCAAATCCCGCATACCACCTAAAATGATCCCTAAAGGTTAATCCAACACCTACACTGTTACTAAACACTGATTTCTTTTGCCCTCCAACAGGTGAAGTTGAGCTGCCTAATTCATGAAAGCCGATACCGCTTCGAGCTAAAAGGAATAATTTCCGGCTTTTTGGTAATTTTTGTTTTGAATTAGAGTACCTATGGGACGAAGTTTTGGGAGTGACCGCTAAGGAAACTACAGCCGAATTAAGTCCATAGTTTGGCAATTGTGTATGTCCATTTGAAGAGTGGTGATAGCCGAATCCCAAGCGAATATCTTTAGTGTCATTAAAACTGAAAGTCCGGTAATACATCCATTGAAATGCCCAATTAAAATGACTTCCAATCGATTGGTTGCGCTCATTTTGCCTATGTGTTTTAGTAAAATAGGAGGTGCCAATTCCCCACTGAAACATTCCTCTTTTCATTTTTAAACCTAAAACTGGCATAAGGTTTATTTCATTTCCATAAACAAACGGATTGCCTAATCTGTGAAAACCAGCTTGAATACCTAAAAGAGGGTAATTATAGAATTGATTGGTTGTATTGTCTTCTGTTGATTGCTTGTAATAGGTAATAGCCATCCCCACTCTTGGACCAAAATTTGGCCCATTCATGTAATTTGGAACAATAGAACCAGACATCACTTCTGTAACTAAGAAATTTTGCTGCTGTGAAAATACGGTTAGTGGGAATAAAATTATGCAGAAAAATGCATAGGCTATGCTTCTCAAACTCATGAAAATTCTTATTTTAGTAGGAGCTATTTAACTTCAAATTTTTCTTTACCTATCAAATAATCATCTGCATAAAGCTCTAGTTGATAAACACCTTCTTCATATTCTTCGCCTCTATCGTAAATGAAGGAAAGTTCTTGTTGCGTATTATCGAAGAGTATTTCTTGCTTAGCAGTATAGAACATTTCTTTTCCATCGATCATAAATGAGCCTGATCCTGTTGCTACATCAAATAATGCATTGCCTATTGGATTGATTACCCTTAAAATAATGTCTTTTCCTTCTGGTTGGGCAACACTATTTTCAGCTAAATTGAATTGAATTTTTAGTTTTTCAATATGGCGCGGTTTATATTCTTTATCGTCCCTTTCACGCCCTCTTGAATTAACTGCGATAATTTTAATATTTTCAGCTTTCAGCCTTGAAGCTATTTCTACTTTGCTTTCTAACTCTTGTCGGTTATTCCTTAGCTTAGAAATACTATCATTTAAAACATTTTTCTCTGTTTTTAGATCAGTATTTTCAGATAAAAGCTCTTTATTTATTTCTTCTAATTTCTTTATTTTCTCATCTTGAAGAACAAGTAATTCTTCATATCCACTCACTTTATCTTTATATTGCTGAATTTGGTTTGCTGCCCAATTATTAGACTTCTTTAATTCTTCTTTTTCCGATTCTAAATTTTTCCTTATAAGCTGAAGTTCGGTAATATCTCCACCCAATGACTCAATTTCTGCTATTTTCAAATCTAACTGACTACTAATACTATCTAATTCGCTATAGGTCTGCTCCAAGTTTTGTTGCAATTGCTCATTTTCTTTCTCAGAATCTAAATAAAACTTAATGCCAACAACGGCCACAATTATCACTATGAAAGAGATGATGATGATATTCCTATTTGAATTCTTCTTCTCGCTTTCTAATTCACTTAAATTCGAATTTTTTGAT
Protein-coding sequences here:
- a CDS encoding coiled-coil domain-containing protein, whose translation is MSEESKNSNLSELESEKKNSNRNIIIISFIVIIVAVVGIKFYLDSEKENEQLQQNLEQTYSELDSISSQLDLKIAEIESLGGDITELQLIRKNLESEKEELKKSNNWAANQIQQYKDKVSGYEELLVLQDEKIKKLEEINKELLSENTDLKTEKNVLNDSISKLRNNRQELESKVEIASRLKAENIKIIAVNSRGRERDDKEYKPRHIEKLKIQFNLAENSVAQPEGKDIILRVINPIGNALFDVATGSGSFMIDGKEMFYTAKQEILFDNTQQELSFIYDRGEEYEEGVYQLELYADDYLIGKEKFEVK
- a CDS encoding PAS domain-containing protein, whose amino-acid sequence is MNIFSRLQRIGARKNHPEHVKSKIRLSNMAALFIIIFVALPFSVISFLYVPTLLSIPLLGVIAMILVWVFNRVGAIYLARILPAVTPLLLAALFTSNLMHNNEELPLVMFLIMIAFSIIPFLVFDIREKGYLIFSAVFNFVIFLAVDYLPFIWVDQVNLDFITEGILFQLNYVVAILLTYSIVFLLALFNYRSELKSQKLIADNEKQTKELHESENVLKKNLEEVQKAQEEEKNRAWVTEGLGRINNLTRQFDNPAELSKEVISEIVKYVDANQGAIYLVEKDEENEEPYMEMKAAFAFGRRKSIKDKVQVGEGLIGQCYLEKDMIFLTEVPDDFVRIKSGLGDAPPKNIVIMPLMTNEKIEGILEVASFQVLPEYKVDYLKKLGESLATSFSMNKINANTKRLLELSQEQEEQMRSQAEELHQNMEELQATQEEMERKNKETEEQNQQLQQQDEELRQNMEELSAQSDEMEIQMNEMMQLQSEMKAREDILNESTIVSEADLKGTIIYVNQKLIDVAKYSKEEMIGKGHNLFRHPDMPSEIFKLLWDTIQSGNIFRGIIKNKAKDGSVYWVDATISPVLDAKGTLEKYIGVRYVIEQEDVAQKLFDEQLIRLGLQ
- a CDS encoding acyloxyacyl hydrolase → MSLRSIAYAFFCIILFPLTVFSQQQNFLVTEVMSGSIVPNYMNGPNFGPRVGMAITYYKQSTEDNTTNQFYNYPLLGIQAGFHRLGNPFVYGNEINLMPVLGLKMKRGMFQWGIGTSYFTKTHRQNERNQSIGSHFNWAFQWMYYRTFSFNDTKDIRLGFGYHHSSNGHTQLPNYGLNSAVVSLAVTPKTSSHRYSNSKQKLPKSRKLFLLARSGIGFHELGSSTSPVGGQKKSVFSNSVGVGLTFRDHFRWYAGFGTRHYQHYADSIANSPELRELDVHPNNHFFMMGIEYLVYHVGISIEGGINISKPFYYHFAKDYETTESLKYTLKKIFPSRMGLKLYLINTAKKPKHNVYISAHINANFGQADFSEASLGYVFNF